From the genome of Candidatus Hydrogenedentota bacterium:
CGGCCGCAGCCACGAACAAAACCCGGGCCCCCTCCCCGCACCGCCGGTTCCTGCTTTCGCAATACGGTGTCAGGACGCGGCGCGGGCTTCCCCGATCTCGTGATAGACGAATTCATGCACGCGGCGCGCGTACAGGACGGCAATATGCCCCAAGGAGTGGAGGATGTGATTGCGCGCATCGGGCAACTGCGCGCTGTCCTGCGGGGCCACCATGCTGTCGTCTATGCTCGATATGCTCACAATCGGCACCGGCTTCGGTGGCTCCGCGTTCAGGGCCTCGAGCCACGCACTGTCCGGGCGCATCTGTTGCGCGTTCTGGCCCGCGGAGCAATAGGCGAGATAGGTGCCGCGGTGCGGCGTGGCGACCGTCACCAGCCTCGCCACGCGCTTTTCGCCCCCATACCGCTGCACGTAGGCCCGCCCGACCAGGCCTCCCATGCTGTGGCCAACCACAACGACCTTCTCCGCCCGGGCGGCCGCGCACACATCCTCAACGTATTGGGCCAGGTCCCGCGCGTAGCGGTTGATGCTGGCAAGCGGCGGCTCAAGATTGATCGCGTAACAGTGTGTAATCCCGCGTTTGTGCAGATAGCGGATGAGCGGCCGCCAGTACCCGCCATTGCAGAAGATGCCATGAACCAGAACCACGGGAAGCTGGCCGTCGGGACAGGGTCCCGCCGGGTCGCGCCGCTGCAACAGTATTTCAAACGGGATGTACAGGAAGAACGTGAGGAAGAAGGCCCGGCATTCTCCCAGAACAAGGCACGCCGCACCCGTGAGCGTCAACTTCATTTCCCGGGGGCGCGGCGAACGGAAAACCCAGGCCAGAAAAAAACACAGCAAGATAACCGCCAGCCGCATGCAGACATAGATTGCGGCAACGACCGCCGCCAATTCGAGGGAGGAAAAGCGCGTCCACGCGCCCGCCAGCAACAGCACGCCCAAATATACGGCCACTTCCAGGCAGCACGTGCCTAAGAGCAGCATAGCAAGCATACTGTCCAAACTCCTCGCGACGCACTCTGCGCGTTAGGGTGGCCATCATACGCACCCCGGCAAGGCGTCTTGTACGCCCGCCCCCCCAAAGACACTGCCACCTACACCCTACCACGAAACGACCACCCCAGGCACCTTCTCAGACCAGGCGGATTATTCCGTTTCCGGCGGCCCGTCACGGTCGATCAGCGGCGCCGCCGGCGCACCGCCCCGCTGCGTGGCGTACTTCAGCCACGTCAGCACCCGCCGCGTCTCCCGCTCCAGAATGATCTCCGCCAAGGCCAGAGCCTTGGCCTGCAAATCCGGCTGCGCCAGCGCGCTCCTGTAAAGCGACTCATTCACGTCGAGCAGATACAGCCCCGTGAGCAGGCGGTTGTAGTCATGTTCGAAAAGCCAGCGGATACGTTCCGCCAAGGCCTCGAGCAAGAGCTTGCGGCTTAGGGCATCGTTCGCCCCAAGCGGCGGCTTCATGCCCCAGCGGCTCTCAAGCGCCCGCTGCGTTTCGGCTAATTCATGGTCAGGCATCGCTCACACCAGGCTCGAAGGATTGTGTCGCGGCTCAGGACCCATCACCCAGCACCGGGAATTCCGTGACGCGCAGATTCGTGCAGCCGTAGGGAATCAATGTCAGCGTTTCAAGAGGCTGAACCGATGCCGCGGGGCTGCGCGGCGGCGGCGCGGCGGCGTTGCGTTCCAGCGTCCACTCCGGCAACAGCCGCCCCGGAACGCGCGCCAGCACGGGCGCGCCGTCCGGCGAAAAGGGGCAATCCCCGACCGGACGCGTTTCGAAGGTGATACCGAAATCCGGCGCGGCGGGGTTCAACTGGATCGCATAGTTCCAGGACGTCGTGGGGAACACCTCCCAGTCCGCGTGCGGCTCCTCGCCACGCAATCGCACCCAGTTTTCGCCGATCTTGAGGCTATAGACCAGCGGACCGCGCGAAATGGCCGCGCTCTCGTGGTAGCGCCGCTCCACCTGCGCGCGCATAGGCAGCCGCAGCACAACGGTGGTGCGGCCTTCCCACGTGCGTTCCACGCGATGGAACGCTCCGGGGCTCACCGGCGCCGCGGCCCCGTCGCCCACCTGCACGGTCGCGCCGTCCGCCCATGCCGGAACGCGCGCCAGG
Proteins encoded in this window:
- a CDS encoding alpha/beta fold hydrolase, with protein sequence MLAMLLLGTCCLEVAVYLGVLLLAGAWTRFSSLELAAVVAAIYVCMRLAVILLCFFLAWVFRSPRPREMKLTLTGAACLVLGECRAFFLTFFLYIPFEILLQRRDPAGPCPDGQLPVVLVHGIFCNGGYWRPLIRYLHKRGITHCYAINLEPPLASINRYARDLAQYVEDVCAAARAEKVVVVGHSMGGLVGRAYVQRYGGEKRVARLVTVATPHRGTYLAYCSAGQNAQQMRPDSAWLEALNAEPPKPVPIVSISSIDDSMVAPQDSAQLPDARNHILHSLGHIAVLYARRVHEFVYHEIGEARAAS